Proteins from a genomic interval of Flammeovirgaceae bacterium SG7u.111:
- a CDS encoding glycoside hydrolase family 31 protein produces MVKKLIFHLSLVAFLAACSPGSVGFKVEQNSVIVYPFADGQGGAVKVTMEAEDIAKIEASATKIFDATESLIAIPRSEQVAFKTEENDKEVVISTAKLQVKISKETGAISYFKADGTPIMSEDAALGRTFTPMEVDGTKGYELHQVFDTPDDEALYGLGQHQADEMNYKGKNEELFQYNTKVSVPFVVSTKNYGILWDNYSLSRFGDPRPYSNIDQFVLYDKEGKEGGLTATYIDDKNTESIFLERVENQIDYENLETVDKFPKDFNFTNAKITWEGDIEAKESGIYKFLCYYAGYTKLWVDGELQFDKWRTAWNPSVAKFNVDMKQGEKKHIKLEWFPDGGVSYIGLKALSPVASETQQKLSFYSEMGEDIRYYFIAGENLDGVISGYRTVTGKAQVMPKWSLGFWQSRERYKTSEELLDVLSEFRKRKIPIDNIVLDWSHWPVTEWGSHKFDPERFPDPDGMIDQVHEQNARIMISVWPKFYPTTEHYKQFDEKGWMYTRAIEDSVKDWIYPGYLGSFYDAYEPGARELFWKQIKEKYYSKDIDAWWLDATEPDILSNASVQYRKDLMNPTALGPSTQYFNAYALMNAKGIYEGQRSLKEDERVFILTRSGFAGLQNYGAVTWSGDIGTRWEDMKAQVSAGINFALSGLPYWTMDVGGFCVEKRYETAKEGSEDLKEWRELNARWFQFGAFVPLFRAHGQYPYREIFNLAPEGHPAYESMLYYIKLRYKLMPYTYSLAGWTYAKDYTIMRGLAMDFPEDKNVWNIGDQYMYGPSLLVNPVTEYGKSSRSVYLPVSKGWYNVHSGEFAEGGQTIEAYAPYEKMPLFAKAGSIIPFGPEIEYTTQKAVDPLTVYVYTGDNATFDLYEDEGTNYNYEEGKFTNINFSWSEENKTLTIGAREGQFEGMLSQRTIRVVFVSKENPVSIDEAAPVEEVLYDGNEIKVSLN; encoded by the coding sequence ATGGTAAAAAAACTAATTTTTCATTTAAGCCTAGTTGCATTTTTGGCGGCATGTTCACCTGGTAGTGTGGGCTTTAAGGTTGAGCAGAATAGCGTAATAGTATATCCTTTTGCCGATGGGCAAGGTGGTGCTGTGAAGGTGACTATGGAGGCAGAAGACATAGCCAAAATAGAGGCTTCTGCCACAAAAATATTTGATGCTACCGAAAGCTTGATAGCAATTCCTCGCTCGGAGCAGGTAGCGTTTAAGACAGAGGAAAACGATAAAGAGGTGGTCATCAGCACTGCGAAGTTGCAAGTGAAAATCTCAAAAGAAACTGGGGCGATCAGCTATTTCAAAGCAGATGGAACGCCAATTATGAGCGAAGATGCGGCATTGGGCAGAACCTTTACCCCCATGGAAGTTGATGGCACAAAAGGCTATGAACTGCACCAAGTATTCGATACGCCAGACGATGAAGCGCTATATGGATTGGGCCAGCACCAAGCTGATGAGATGAACTATAAGGGCAAGAACGAAGAGCTTTTCCAGTACAACACCAAGGTTTCTGTACCTTTTGTGGTTTCTACCAAGAATTACGGGATTTTGTGGGACAATTATTCTCTTTCGAGATTTGGCGATCCTAGACCGTATTCCAACATCGACCAATTTGTTCTTTATGACAAAGAAGGAAAAGAAGGTGGGCTTACCGCCACGTACATTGATGATAAGAATACGGAGAGTATCTTTTTGGAAAGGGTAGAAAATCAGATTGATTACGAAAACCTAGAAACAGTAGATAAATTCCCAAAAGATTTCAACTTTACCAATGCGAAAATTACATGGGAAGGGGATATTGAAGCAAAAGAATCTGGTATTTATAAATTCCTTTGCTACTACGCTGGCTACACAAAACTTTGGGTAGATGGTGAGCTGCAGTTTGATAAATGGCGTACTGCATGGAATCCATCCGTTGCCAAGTTCAATGTAGACATGAAGCAAGGCGAAAAGAAACACATCAAATTAGAATGGTTTCCTGATGGGGGAGTTTCGTACATCGGTTTGAAAGCACTTTCTCCTGTAGCTTCCGAAACACAACAAAAGCTTTCTTTTTACTCGGAAATGGGCGAGGATATCCGCTACTATTTCATAGCTGGCGAAAACTTGGATGGAGTGATCAGTGGATACAGAACAGTGACTGGCAAAGCGCAAGTGATGCCAAAATGGTCGTTGGGTTTTTGGCAGAGCAGGGAGCGGTACAAAACTTCAGAGGAGCTGTTGGACGTGCTTAGCGAGTTTAGGAAAAGAAAAATTCCAATTGATAATATTGTTTTGGATTGGTCGCACTGGCCTGTTACCGAATGGGGAAGCCACAAGTTTGACCCCGAGCGTTTCCCCGATCCCGACGGCATGATCGACCAAGTGCATGAGCAAAATGCAAGGATCATGATTTCCGTTTGGCCGAAGTTTTACCCTACCACCGAACATTACAAACAGTTCGACGAAAAGGGATGGATGTACACAAGGGCGATTGAAGACAGTGTGAAAGATTGGATTTACCCAGGTTATTTGGGTTCGTTTTACGATGCCTACGAGCCTGGTGCACGGGAGTTGTTTTGGAAGCAGATCAAGGAAAAATATTATTCTAAAGATATAGATGCATGGTGGCTAGATGCCACTGAGCCAGATATTTTATCCAATGCAAGCGTGCAGTACCGAAAAGATTTGATGAACCCTACGGCTTTAGGGCCATCTACCCAATATTTCAACGCATATGCTCTGATGAACGCAAAAGGGATTTATGAAGGGCAAAGGTCTTTGAAAGAAGATGAAAGGGTCTTCATTTTGACCAGATCTGGTTTTGCAGGCCTGCAAAATTATGGAGCGGTAACTTGGAGTGGCGATATCGGCACGAGGTGGGAAGATATGAAAGCGCAAGTTTCTGCGGGTATCAATTTTGCCTTGTCGGGCTTGCCTTATTGGACCATGGACGTTGGCGGGTTCTGTGTTGAAAAGCGCTACGAAACTGCCAAAGAAGGAAGTGAAGACCTAAAAGAATGGAGGGAGCTAAATGCAAGATGGTTTCAGTTTGGAGCATTTGTACCTTTGTTCCGTGCCCACGGTCAGTACCCTTACCGGGAGATATTTAACTTAGCTCCAGAAGGTCATCCGGCGTATGAGTCCATGCTCTATTACATCAAGTTGAGATATAAATTGATGCCTTATACCTACAGCTTAGCAGGTTGGACGTATGCCAAAGATTATACGATAATGAGGGGCTTGGCAATGGACTTTCCTGAAGACAAAAATGTATGGAACATCGGTGACCAATACATGTACGGGCCTTCTTTGTTGGTAAACCCCGTGACCGAATATGGCAAAAGTTCAAGAAGTGTCTATCTGCCAGTTTCCAAAGGATGGTATAATGTGCATTCTGGAGAATTTGCAGAAGGTGGTCAGACTATAGAAGCCTATGCCCCTTATGAAAAAATGCCTCTTTTTGCCAAAGCAGGCTCTATTATTCCGTTTGGTCCTGAGATAGAATATACTACTCAAAAAGCTGTAGATCCGCTCACGGTGTATGTGTACACGGGCGACAATGCCACTTTTGACCTGTACGAAGACGAGGGC
- a CDS encoding cellulase family glycosylhydrolase, whose protein sequence is MRCFNMYLIFLISFCFVSCTEESGEIEEIKDPVTLSATPASFEFEAEGGTHTLAITSNAVWKIAYTTGEWYRPSIQSVKGDASIDIIADENEDTAERSASLTLTAEGAADVVIAISQKGSEAVVVEPDPEEPSYIDPDNTGMRDLTSLQLSELMGAGWNVGNSLEAISSSGGKLTGSEVTWGNPVISQELIDSIKAAGFNAVRIPVSWSHNIEEGTDYKIKKEWLERVEEVANYVTSNQMYAIINVHWDGGWMDHPFYDQQDVINERLAAYWKQIAIHFRDHSDYLLFAGTNEVHVENDWGDPTAEHVAVQNSFNQTFVDAVRATGGRNSYRHLVVQGFNTNITHTVNHFITPTDSVDNKLMVEVHFYDPYEFALKEDAGGKSQWGKDFAGGDVATWGDEAWVDEVFGLMKTNFVDKGIPVVLGEYGAILRTSLAGQAYDDHVKARNYYLNYVTAAAKANGMIPVYWDNGNKGDKGFALFDRSTGEQVYPDAISAIVEVF, encoded by the coding sequence ATGAGGTGTTTCAATATGTATTTGATTTTCTTGATAAGCTTTTGTTTTGTTTCTTGTACAGAGGAAAGTGGTGAAATAGAAGAGATTAAAGATCCGGTTACCCTATCGGCTACTCCAGCTTCTTTTGAGTTTGAGGCAGAAGGTGGGACGCATACATTAGCCATTACCAGCAATGCTGTTTGGAAAATAGCCTACACTACAGGTGAATGGTATCGCCCATCTATACAAAGCGTAAAAGGAGATGCTTCTATCGACATCATAGCAGATGAAAATGAAGATACTGCCGAAAGAAGTGCCTCGCTAACACTTACCGCAGAAGGTGCTGCAGATGTGGTCATTGCCATTTCCCAAAAAGGAAGTGAAGCAGTGGTAGTTGAGCCTGATCCAGAAGAGCCTTCCTATATCGACCCCGATAACACAGGCATGAGAGATCTTACTTCATTGCAGCTATCGGAGTTGATGGGTGCAGGATGGAATGTAGGGAACTCTTTGGAAGCGATAAGTTCTTCAGGAGGAAAACTGACAGGAAGTGAAGTTACTTGGGGCAACCCGGTAATCTCGCAAGAGTTGATTGATTCGATAAAAGCAGCCGGCTTCAATGCGGTAAGGATTCCCGTATCGTGGTCTCATAACATAGAAGAAGGAACGGATTATAAGATTAAAAAGGAATGGCTGGAAAGGGTAGAAGAAGTAGCCAATTATGTTACTAGTAATCAGATGTATGCCATCATCAATGTGCATTGGGATGGGGGATGGATGGACCATCCTTTCTACGACCAGCAAGATGTGATAAACGAAAGATTGGCGGCATATTGGAAACAGATTGCCATTCATTTCCGAGATCACAGCGATTACTTGCTTTTTGCGGGAACGAATGAAGTTCATGTAGAAAACGATTGGGGTGACCCAACTGCCGAACATGTTGCTGTTCAAAATTCATTTAACCAAACTTTTGTAGATGCTGTGCGAGCTACTGGTGGGAGAAACTCTTACCGTCATTTGGTAGTGCAGGGCTTCAATACAAACATTACCCATACGGTCAATCATTTTATAACCCCTACCGATAGCGTGGACAATAAGCTGATGGTTGAAGTACACTTTTACGATCCTTATGAATTTGCCCTGAAAGAAGATGCAGGAGGTAAATCGCAGTGGGGAAAAGACTTTGCAGGTGGAGATGTTGCTACATGGGGGGATGAAGCTTGGGTCGACGAAGTTTTTGGCTTAATGAAAACCAACTTTGTGGACAAAGGAATACCTGTTGTTTTGGGTGAATATGGAGCGATCCTCCGAACTTCATTGGCTGGTCAGGCTTATGACGATCATGTAAAAGCAAGAAATTATTATTTGAATTATGTAACTGCGGCGGCGAAAGCCAATGGGATGATACCAGTTTATTGGGACAATGGGAACAAAGGAGACAAAGGTTTTGCGCTGTTCGATAGAAGTACTGGTGAGCAAGTTTATCCCGATGCTATTAGCGCAATAGTGGAGGTGTTTTAA
- a CDS encoding RagB/SusD family nutrient uptake outer membrane protein, with translation MKIIKISLIIFGILVATSCSNSFLDTEPINLVTDSNFYKTKADAEMALVGCYDGLQLLYSSGGVAFPIASEVFSDNCFGGVGNNDGYNYQVIDEFDINRSSGEVNIFDANWIAYYKAIFRVNTLLSKMEQIDWEGDEAYKNSVEAQARFIRAYCYFDMTRLWEKVPLLTEPLNANIPQSEADDIYTVIAEDLKFAAENGSEAVEAGRVNKWVAKAYLARVFLFYTGYYGQSELVGGISKSDVLNGLEEVISAGGYSLIEEYKNLWPAASTSINEAGDALETTYAGKDNAETLFAIKYNITSNWDGVVDSNHWLVMLGLRAQSFSPYGRGWGGGTVSAKLYEAYEPDDTRKEASIIAIEEEGLDFDNSDQREYTGYTFKKYTTLANPDGQDVSEANGGVSFQISQFQDYVVMRYADVLLMAAELGSANAQTYFDEVRARAGLAPVALSVDNIMKERRVEFALEGIRYWDLLRQGVGVAAAAIDEQTRVLNGGVEATKSILGSNITKTRGLQQIPQNQITRSDGVLKQNAGWE, from the coding sequence ATGAAAATTATAAAAATATCATTAATCATATTTGGGATACTTGTAGCTACAAGTTGTTCCAACAGTTTTTTAGATACCGAACCAATTAACTTGGTTACCGACTCGAACTTCTATAAAACAAAGGCTGATGCCGAGATGGCCTTGGTAGGCTGCTACGATGGTCTTCAGTTACTGTATTCTTCGGGTGGGGTTGCTTTTCCCATTGCATCAGAGGTGTTTTCCGACAACTGTTTCGGAGGAGTAGGAAACAACGATGGGTACAACTATCAAGTAATTGACGAGTTCGACATCAACCGTTCTTCAGGCGAAGTGAACATCTTCGATGCCAACTGGATAGCTTATTATAAGGCGATCTTCAGGGTAAATACTTTGCTTTCAAAAATGGAGCAGATCGATTGGGAAGGAGATGAAGCTTACAAAAATTCAGTTGAAGCGCAGGCAAGGTTTATTCGTGCATATTGCTACTTCGATATGACTAGGCTTTGGGAGAAAGTTCCATTGCTTACAGAGCCTTTAAACGCAAACATTCCACAGTCAGAAGCAGATGATATTTATACAGTAATTGCCGAAGACTTGAAGTTTGCTGCTGAAAATGGCAGTGAGGCAGTAGAAGCAGGTAGGGTAAACAAGTGGGTAGCAAAAGCTTATTTGGCAAGGGTATTCTTGTTTTACACAGGGTACTATGGTCAGTCAGAATTAGTTGGCGGTATTTCTAAAAGTGATGTGCTCAACGGTCTTGAAGAAGTTATTTCGGCAGGAGGATATAGCCTTATAGAAGAGTACAAAAACTTATGGCCAGCGGCTTCTACTAGCATAAACGAAGCTGGAGATGCGTTGGAAACTACCTATGCTGGAAAAGACAATGCAGAAACACTTTTTGCTATCAAGTATAACATTACCTCAAACTGGGATGGTGTTGTGGATAGCAACCACTGGTTGGTAATGCTTGGTTTGAGAGCTCAGTCTTTTAGCCCATATGGAAGAGGCTGGGGCGGAGGCACCGTCAGTGCTAAATTGTACGAGGCTTATGAACCAGACGATACGAGAAAAGAAGCTTCTATTATTGCGATAGAGGAAGAAGGGCTTGATTTTGATAATTCTGACCAGCGTGAGTACACCGGTTATACCTTCAAAAAATATACAACACTAGCGAACCCCGACGGTCAAGATGTGTCTGAAGCCAATGGTGGTGTTAGTTTCCAGATTAGCCAGTTTCAAGACTATGTAGTGATGCGTTATGCGGATGTGCTGTTGATGGCTGCCGAACTTGGTAGTGCCAATGCCCAAACATATTTTGACGAGGTAAGGGCAAGAGCTGGCTTAGCACCTGTGGCTTTGTCTGTTGATAATATAATGAAAGAGCGGAGGGTTGAATTTGCCCTCGAAGGTATTCGTTACTGGGATTTGCTGAGGCAAGGAGTAGGCGTAGCTGCTGCCGCTATCGACGAACAAACAAGGGTTCTTAATGGAGGCGTAGAAGCTACAAAATCGATTCTTGGAAGCAATATTACCAAAACACGTGGATTACAGCAAATTCCTCAAAATCAGATCACCCGTTCGGATGGAGTGTTGAAGCAAAATGCTGGATGGGAATAA
- a CDS encoding TonB-dependent receptor — protein MAMRNLVNRKWKNPSRSLFLRCAMAFGMLLMGMPLLAQSSYTIKGRVVSASDKEGLPGAMVLIKGSETGVITNYDGNFELKVNPNDVLVVSFLGYITQEIEITTQTEINVALEDNISELEEVVVIGYGVQQKKLVTGATGQVKGDEFVKLSATDAMQGLQGQVAGVNIASTSGQPGEGMKVTIRGAGTINGSGPLYVVDGMQTGDISYLNNSDIESIDVLKDAAAAAIYGSQAANGVVLITTKTGKAGKSNFSFDAFYGLQEPSRQISMLNSTEYAVIMNEAAVNSGKVPYFSQEEINAMGGGTNWIDEMIYNDAVTQNYSLGLNGGTEKSIYSLSMSYTGQEGIVGGPGISEYNRYAFRVNTEHSAFDDIVKVGQHLTFSYVDKNGISVGNQYNNTFRSAFNTSPFLPMYDDAGNFLNNSANAGVMYQGQEWEPWAPGESNPYATMVYENQNQNNDQKVFGDVYVELSPIKNLKIRSRLGVDFYTSESRGYKPIYELSIYSQRTFDQASQSLNKGLALTFDNTATYEFELGNHNLSVMAGMFSYKNNGSSMYTQNADLKIPGLTYAYINNTTNTDFTKLSFNGSPYDESKLLSYLGRVSYDYKGKYLLNATFRADGSSRFAENNRWGYFPSVSAGWVLSDEAFLSDQDGWLDFLKLRASWGQVGNQNVNAFQYLAPINVGGSNYYFGSADFDASGNVVGAYPSRLANESLRWETSEQTNVGIDAHFFSGELILAADWYNKTTKDWILQKPGYATDGTDAPFFNGGNVRNMGVELAATWRKSIGDFNFSINGTVAKNENEVLEVPTEDGIVPGLENMLYDNSGVFYRRAETGFPIGYFWGWKTDGVFQNEGEVDAHTSSDGGLIQPNALPGDLKYVDLNNDGLLNDDDKTMLGDPNPDYTFSLSFSADYKGFDFSILAYGVAGNQIVQSYRNHANGFANYSKSILGRWHGEGTSNTIPRVTEANVNYKFSDVFVHDGDFVRLNNVTIGYDFSRLFESNVVNKVRFYASVLNALTFTNYDGMDPEVGYGLENGSAGVDLGFYPRPRTYLLGLNVNF, from the coding sequence ATGGCGATGAGGAATCTAGTGAATAGAAAATGGAAAAATCCCAGCCGATCTTTGTTCTTAAGATGTGCGATGGCTTTTGGAATGCTTTTAATGGGCATGCCATTGTTGGCACAATCATCTTATACAATAAAAGGCAGGGTTGTATCTGCTTCTGATAAGGAAGGTCTACCGGGTGCAATGGTGCTGATCAAAGGATCAGAAACAGGTGTCATCACAAATTACGATGGCAACTTCGAACTCAAAGTAAATCCAAATGACGTATTGGTGGTTTCATTCTTGGGTTATATCACGCAAGAGATAGAGATCACGACCCAAACAGAAATCAATGTGGCTTTGGAAGATAATATTTCCGAGCTAGAAGAGGTGGTGGTTATTGGGTACGGTGTACAGCAAAAAAAGCTGGTTACAGGTGCTACAGGTCAGGTAAAAGGCGATGAATTTGTAAAGCTAAGCGCAACAGATGCCATGCAGGGTTTGCAAGGGCAAGTTGCCGGCGTAAACATTGCCTCTACTTCGGGTCAGCCCGGTGAGGGCATGAAAGTGACCATTCGTGGTGCTGGTACTATCAACGGTTCGGGACCGCTATATGTGGTAGATGGAATGCAAACGGGCGACATCTCTTACCTGAACAACTCCGATATTGAGAGCATCGATGTGTTGAAAGATGCTGCTGCTGCCGCTATTTACGGTTCGCAAGCTGCCAACGGTGTAGTGTTGATCACTACTAAAACAGGTAAGGCAGGAAAGTCAAATTTTTCCTTTGATGCTTTTTACGGTCTTCAAGAGCCATCTCGCCAAATAAGCATGCTCAACAGTACAGAATATGCGGTGATTATGAACGAGGCGGCGGTTAACTCTGGTAAAGTTCCTTATTTCTCCCAAGAAGAAATAAATGCGATGGGCGGTGGCACTAACTGGATAGATGAAATGATCTACAACGATGCCGTTACCCAAAACTATTCTCTTGGACTGAATGGCGGTACTGAAAAGTCGATCTATTCACTTTCCATGTCGTACACTGGCCAAGAAGGTATAGTTGGCGGACCTGGTATTTCTGAATATAACAGGTACGCTTTCCGTGTCAATACTGAGCACAGCGCTTTCGATGACATAGTAAAAGTTGGTCAGCACTTGACTTTCTCTTATGTTGACAAAAATGGTATTTCGGTAGGAAACCAGTACAACAACACATTTAGGAGTGCATTTAATACAAGTCCATTCCTTCCAATGTACGATGACGCTGGAAATTTCCTGAACAACTCTGCTAATGCGGGGGTGATGTACCAAGGTCAAGAGTGGGAGCCATGGGCGCCAGGTGAAAGTAACCCATATGCAACTATGGTGTATGAAAACCAAAATCAGAATAACGATCAAAAGGTTTTTGGTGATGTATATGTAGAGCTTAGCCCAATCAAAAATTTGAAGATCAGAAGTCGTTTGGGTGTTGATTTTTATACTAGCGAGTCAAGGGGTTATAAGCCCATCTATGAATTGTCGATTTATAGCCAACGTACTTTTGACCAAGCAAGCCAAAGCCTTAACAAAGGACTAGCATTGACTTTTGACAATACAGCTACGTATGAATTTGAGTTGGGAAACCATAATCTCTCCGTGATGGCGGGTATGTTTAGCTATAAAAACAATGGTTCTTCCATGTACACACAAAATGCTGACTTAAAAATCCCTGGACTTACCTATGCCTATATAAATAATACTACAAATACAGATTTCACCAAGCTTTCTTTCAATGGCTCTCCTTACGACGAGTCGAAGCTCTTGTCTTACCTAGGTCGTGTAAGCTACGATTACAAAGGCAAATACTTGCTCAATGCTACTTTCAGAGCAGATGGGTCTTCACGATTTGCCGAAAACAACAGGTGGGGCTATTTCCCATCAGTGTCAGCAGGTTGGGTTTTGTCTGATGAGGCTTTCTTGTCTGATCAAGATGGCTGGTTGGACTTCTTGAAGCTTAGGGCTAGTTGGGGGCAAGTAGGTAACCAAAATGTAAATGCATTCCAGTATTTAGCTCCTATCAATGTTGGAGGCTCTAACTATTACTTTGGTTCTGCCGATTTTGATGCTTCGGGAAATGTAGTAGGCGCATACCCTTCTAGGTTAGCCAACGAAAGCTTGAGGTGGGAAACTTCGGAACAAACCAACGTTGGTATCGATGCACATTTTTTCAGCGGAGAGTTGATTTTAGCTGCTGACTGGTACAACAAGACCACAAAGGACTGGATACTACAGAAGCCTGGATATGCAACGGACGGTACAGATGCTCCATTCTTCAATGGTGGCAATGTAAGGAACATGGGTGTGGAACTGGCCGCAACTTGGAGAAAGTCAATTGGAGATTTCAATTTCTCAATTAATGGAACAGTTGCGAAAAACGAAAACGAGGTATTGGAAGTGCCTACCGAAGACGGTATAGTACCAGGTTTGGAAAACATGTTGTATGATAATTCTGGCGTGTTTTATAGAAGAGCGGAAACAGGTTTCCCTATTGGATATTTCTGGGGTTGGAAAACCGATGGTGTATTCCAAAACGAGGGAGAAGTTGACGCTCATACAAGCTCAGATGGTGGCCTAATCCAACCAAATGCTTTGCCAGGTGACTTGAAGTATGTGGATTTGAACAACGACGGTTTACTCAACGATGATGACAAAACAATGTTGGGCGACCCTAATCCGGACTACACTTTTAGCTTGTCATTTTCTGCCGATTACAAAGGTTTTGATTTTTCAATCCTTGCATATGGCGTTGCAGGAAACCAAATAGTTCAGTCTTACCGCAACCACGCAAATGGCTTTGCCAACTATAGCAAATCTATTTTAGGTCGGTGGCATGGAGAGGGTACCTCAAACACTATCCCAAGGGTAACAGAGGCAAATGTTAACTATAAATTCTCAGATGTATTTGTGCATGACGGCGATTTCGTGAGGCTCAATAACGTGACCATAGGTTACGATTTCAGCAGGCTTTTCGAAAGCAATGTAGTGAACAAAGTTAGATTCTACGCATCTGTTCTCAATGCACTTACATTCACCAATTACGATGGTATGGATCCAGAAGTAGGCTATGGATTGGAAAATGGTTCTGCAGGTGTTGACCTTGGTTTTTACCCACGTCCTAGAACCTATCTACTTGGTCTAAATGTTAATTTTTAA